The Corynebacterium felinum DNA segment AGCAGGAGCGGCCTGCTTAGCCATACCCTTCTGCACTGGGGTCTTCGCCAGAACCTGAGCCTGCTCAGGTGCAGATGCTGGACCCTGCGGGGAAACAGCGACAGTTGCTGGGCCCTGTGGGGATACCGCGACAGGTGCTGGGTTTACTGGCATGCTCGCCAGCACGCCAACCCCGGCAGCCACCAGTGGCACAGCAATCGCAACTGCTGGAACCCACGGCATGATCGCATACTCATTGATGAAGGTAAGAGTCTTATTCTCATCCTTCGCCTCAACAACCACCTTCTGCTCCGGTGCCAAGGTCACATCAAATGCGGTGACCTGGGCTGCAGCGGCATCCTCGGCAATGGTGCACTCGGTGCCCACGGGGACGATCACACCGGAAGCGACAGGCTTCGCATCACCCTTGGCAATCACAGTTGCCTTCTGACCATCGGTGCAGGTGATGTTGAAAGCAAACTCGTGCTTTGCTGCCATGAAATCCATCAAGCCGTTGACCTGCTTAGCCACGCTGAAAGTACCCATGTGCTGAGAGTAGGTGTTGGTGAAGGTGCTTGGAACAACCTCATCCTTCTTCGCGATCGTTACCTTTTGTGGCTGTGCAACAACCACGTCGAAGTGTGCCTGCTGCGCTGCGGCAGCATCTTCCGTGATGGTGCACTCGATGCCGATTGGCAGACGCACATCGGCGGTAACAGCTTCGCCAGTGCCCTTGACCTTCACGGTGGTGTTCTGGCCGTCGGTGCAGGTTGCGTTAAAGATGTATTCCTTGTCCACCAGTACCGGCAACTGTGGGCCGTCGATCTTCTTAGCCACACTGAAAGTACCGGTGTGCTGCGTATAGGCGTTATCGAATCGCAGTGGAACAACCTGATCTTTACGCTCAACAACTGCGGTTTGGGCAGCTGGTACAACCAGGTCGAAGTTGTTTGCCTGAGCAGTAGCAGCATCTTCAGTTACGGTGCAGCTCTCGCCCACCGGAACGTCGATGCCTGCAGGAACTGCAACGCCATCACCCTTCGCGGTCACAGTCGCCTTCTGACCATCGGTGCAGGTGAGGTTGAAGGTGTAGTCGCGTGCAGCCAATGCGTCGGTTTGAGGACCAGACACGGTCTTAGCCACGGTCACGGTACCCGTGTGGCGAACAAAGGTGTTGGTTGCATGAACCAAGTACACGGTGTTTTCGTTCTCAACAGTAAAGGTGACATCCTCACCAGCAACAGCCTCAGGCTGCGCATCGTCCTTAGCCAAGGTGAAAGACTTGGTCCAACCCACTTTCACAGGATCAACGCTTGGATCGTTCTTTTCGCTGATGGTGCAGGTGGAACCAACAGGAACCTTCACCTGCTCGGTTGGGGTGCCTGGGGTTAGGGTGTAGTCCTTATTCAGAATTTCCACGCCAGCGTTGTCCTTGCACACTGCAGTGAAATCGTAGGTGGCAGGGATATCAGCACCCTGGTTCACCACAGTTTTTGCGATCTGGAAACCACCGTACTGGGTTGCGTAGTTGTTGGTCACGGTCACCACAGGGGTGCTATCCGCAGCGATCACAACTTCGTTGCTGAGTTCTTCGCCCTTCTTAATGCTGTGGGTCCACGTGAAACCTGGAACTTGTGCATCCTTTTCAGTCACGGTGCACTTGGTGCCGGTTGGCAACGCCACGGAATCTTGAGTTGTGGTGTCGCCCTTTGCGAAAGTCAAGGTGCGCTTGAGCGCTGGGTTGTCGGTGCAGGTGTACTCAACAGTGAAGTCGTTGCGGGGTACCGCATCACCGGTGAGTACCTTCTGAACCTGGAACTTACCCATGTCACGGCTGTAGGTATTGGTGAACTCAGCGGTAGCTACCTCACCGGCGTTGCCGATGGTTACGCGCTGGGTTGGGGTCTGGCCGAGTGTGTATCCGGTGATGGCGGCGTCGTCACGCTTCTCAGCGATCTCACACACAGCACCGATAGGGAAAGTCTTATCCACCTTCTGTGCCACACCTTCGCGCACACCTGTGATCGTGCCATGACCAACAACCTCATCACCAAGCTCGCAAACGTATTCGAAGCTGAACTCCTTGTTTGCCGCCACAGCCTGATCATCAATCACAACCGACTTACGCACTGCAAAGCTGCCGCCAGTCTTAGAAAACTCATTGGTTAAGACAGCAGTGAATTTCTCACCCAACACACCAGCGCCCGCCGGAATGCGCACGGCATTTCCAGCAACCTCAACCTGAGTCTTCCGTGATGGGTCGTCCTTGACGCTAAACACACCGTCTTTCCACGCAAAACCACCCACTGTTGGCTTCGGCTCAGTGATTTCCAGCGACTGCCCCTTCGAGATTTTCACCTCACAGGGCTTCAGCGACGAAACCGCCGTGCAGTCTTGGCTGACCTGACCATCAACCTTAACCACAACCGGGAAGGCAGTTTCTGTAAATTCTGCGCTATCACGCAGCTGACCTGCAACGTTTTCCTTCACTGCTTTCGCGATTTTCACCGTGGTGAAGTCAGGGTCACCCTTCGAACCACCCCACGCGCGAGTATATGCGTGGAAGCCATTGGGCGCAGCAACAGCCTCAGTGCCCACCTGCGCGGTGTTGTGCAACGTGTACTGCTCGAAACCATCGCGGTTCGGTGGCAGCAAATCCATCGGCAGCCAGGTGTACATGGTGAGACGGTATGCCGCATCTGGTACAGGGTTGTCGATGACAATCGACACTTCGTTGTTGCGCGTGATCTGACCCGCGCGTGGCATCGTTGCCGTCACTGTCTCAGTTTTTACGTTCTGCACGTTCACGGTGCCGTCGGCTACACTGACGGTGGCGACAGATTCGGCACAGCGAATATCAGTGCCCTGATAGTAGCTCTTGTCAGCAGGATCACCGCCAGCCTTAGCTGTGCAGCCACCGCTGCCAGAGATATTCCACACGCCATCCGTCACTGCTGCTCCATCGCGGCGTGAGAGAGTGACATTAATCTTGGGGCTAAAGAATTGGGGCAAGGAA contains these protein-coding regions:
- a CDS encoding DUF5979 domain-containing protein; translated protein: MVQDFSNKRRGGARARVALIVATLAASLTSVVGPVAHAEEGVDKRKDYATSIVARHNKQVVTEDTKPIALSPGTSFELTFHWAVGDKAKPKAGDYMHFKLPAWMVPTVTNNNLAAGDYTTCSFEAGKPDVRCTFTDFVESANSKNMDGYFGIEMKALATDNPEPVRWNETATNIYQMLTKQPTGRIVAAGVKGSDASSSPLAKGANWSADVTHEGAKYQQILWSVVVPPSKLKAAPEGVLENNRLVISDVLQNLEITHPDTGAKVSLPQFFSPKINVTLSRRDGAAVTDGVWNISGSGGCTAKAGGDPADKSYYQGTDIRCAESVATVSVADGTVNVQNVKTETVTATMPRAGQITRNNEVSIVIDNPVPDAAYRLTMYTWLPMDLLPPNRDGFEQYTLHNTAQVGTEAVAAPNGFHAYTRAWGGSKGDPDFTTVKIAKAVKENVAGQLRDSAEFTETAFPVVVKVDGQVSQDCTAVSSLKPCEVKISKGQSLEITEPKPTVGGFAWKDGVFSVKDDPSRKTQVEVAGNAVRIPAGAGVLGEKFTAVLTNEFSKTGGSFAVRKSVVIDDQAVAANKEFSFEYVCELGDEVVGHGTITGVREGVAQKVDKTFPIGAVCEIAEKRDDAAITGYTLGQTPTQRVTIGNAGEVATAEFTNTYSRDMGKFQVQKVLTGDAVPRNDFTVEYTCTDNPALKRTLTFAKGDTTTQDSVALPTGTKCTVTEKDAQVPGFTWTHSIKKGEELSNEVVIAADSTPVVTVTNNYATQYGGFQIAKTVVNQGADIPATYDFTAVCKDNAGVEILNKDYTLTPGTPTEQVKVPVGSTCTISEKNDPSVDPVKVGWTKSFTLAKDDAQPEAVAGEDVTFTVENENTVYLVHATNTFVRHTGTVTVAKTVSGPQTDALAARDYTFNLTCTDGQKATVTAKGDGVAVPAGIDVPVGESCTVTEDAATAQANNFDLVVPAAQTAVVERKDQVVPLRFDNAYTQHTGTFSVAKKIDGPQLPVLVDKEYIFNATCTDGQNTTVKVKGTGEAVTADVRLPIGIECTITEDAAAAQQAHFDVVVAQPQKVTIAKKDEVVPSTFTNTYSQHMGTFSVAKQVNGLMDFMAAKHEFAFNITCTDGQKATVIAKGDAKPVASGVIVPVGTECTIAEDAAAAQVTAFDVTLAPEQKVVVEAKDENKTLTFINEYAIMPWVPAVAIAVPLVAAGVGVLASMPVNPAPVAVSPQGPATVAVSPQGPASAPEQAQVLAKTPVQKGMAKQAAPAAKKPALANTGASVLGIVVLALALMAAGVFFMRRKQS